From one Vibrio palustris genomic stretch:
- a CDS encoding DUF342 domain-containing protein has translation MWKDFIKLDNENSKVIARMSEEQTFDSALDKRALKDALQELEVADYCPLDDGIEKFINAGLAGDAGVYQGFVVAEKRNATFEITISPNQMQASMTVTGAYGGSALVADEMVKAISAVGIKKGIHKPSLKKILIASKSLKPGATFTQPFAQGKKVEDGKNAYLKPLIKDVMKRVLAPKDNDAFKIDMRDFGSTITVEENDPVMERLSATPGHEGFNVLGEILSPTPGDDVILEAGNGTHISPDNPNILLASTSGMPIIRNNTVDVEQALCLNNVSVATGHVKFKGSVIVAGDVEPGMIVRATGDVTIGGFIESADVQAQGSITVVKGIIGHSDKDDGSKTCVVKAGGAIKANYAQYAELQANHDIYLTVHSMGNDIKCGDNLYVTDEQGTQGTLSGGVAKVGGKVVCYQLGVEGDTATALEAYAKFSVQKARLAKQKAMYVKAQEATMEAVRKELVVKKRDKSERSQEEVERIEHEKKIANEQMEKAKLAVDTTNEQLDALLKENTVEITNKVFTHVTIYFGGEKVTTKRVHGPSIFYFNQYEIQCEAKMNTDDIPEGEESISI, from the coding sequence CAAGCTTGATAATGAAAATTCAAAAGTAATTGCAAGAATGAGCGAAGAGCAAACATTCGATTCGGCTTTAGATAAACGAGCACTAAAAGATGCATTGCAGGAACTTGAAGTTGCCGATTATTGCCCATTAGATGACGGCATTGAAAAGTTTATTAACGCTGGCCTAGCCGGAGATGCAGGTGTCTACCAAGGATTTGTTGTTGCAGAAAAACGCAATGCTACTTTTGAAATTACAATCTCACCTAATCAGATGCAAGCGAGTATGACAGTGACAGGTGCATACGGTGGAAGTGCATTAGTTGCAGATGAAATGGTTAAAGCTATTTCTGCAGTAGGCATAAAAAAAGGAATTCACAAACCAAGTCTAAAAAAAATTCTTATCGCGAGTAAGTCCCTTAAACCCGGGGCTACATTTACTCAACCTTTTGCCCAAGGCAAGAAAGTAGAAGATGGGAAAAATGCCTACTTAAAACCATTAATTAAAGACGTCATGAAGCGGGTACTTGCCCCAAAAGATAATGATGCCTTTAAAATCGATATGCGCGATTTTGGCAGTACGATTACCGTGGAAGAAAATGATCCTGTTATGGAACGTTTATCTGCAACGCCTGGTCATGAGGGGTTTAATGTATTAGGTGAGATTCTCTCACCAACCCCTGGTGACGATGTAATATTAGAAGCGGGTAACGGTACACACATCTCTCCTGATAATCCCAATATCTTACTTGCGAGTACATCGGGCATGCCAATTATTCGCAATAATACGGTCGATGTTGAACAAGCCTTATGCTTGAACAATGTGAGTGTAGCAACAGGTCACGTTAAGTTTAAAGGTTCGGTCATTGTCGCTGGCGATGTAGAACCAGGGATGATTGTACGAGCAACAGGGGATGTGACGATAGGTGGATTTATCGAGTCTGCTGATGTTCAAGCGCAAGGCAGTATTACCGTCGTGAAAGGTATCATTGGTCATTCTGATAAAGACGATGGCAGTAAAACATGTGTGGTTAAAGCTGGCGGCGCCATAAAAGCTAATTACGCACAATATGCAGAATTACAAGCGAACCATGATATTTACTTAACGGTTCACTCAATGGGTAATGATATAAAATGTGGTGATAATCTCTATGTAACCGATGAACAAGGTACGCAAGGTACATTAAGTGGTGGAGTTGCAAAAGTGGGCGGAAAAGTCGTTTGCTATCAACTTGGCGTTGAAGGTGATACGGCGACAGCGCTAGAAGCATATGCAAAATTTTCTGTGCAGAAAGCTCGTCTCGCAAAGCAGAAGGCTATGTACGTTAAAGCTCAAGAGGCGACGATGGAAGCCGTTCGCAAAGAATTAGTTGTAAAAAAGCGTGATAAGAGTGAACGTTCCCAAGAAGAAGTAGAACGAATAGAGCACGAGAAAAAAATCGCGAATGAACAAATGGAAAAAGCAAAATTAGCGGTTGATACCACGAATGAACAACTCGATGCGTTATTAAAAGAGAATACCGTAGAGATCACCAATAAAGTGTTTACTCATGTGACGATCTATTTTGGTGGTGAAAAAGTAACGACTAAGCGTGTTCATGGCCCCTCTATTTTTTACTTTAATCAATATGAAATACAATGCGAAGCAAAAATGAATACCGATGATATCCCTGAGGGTGAAGAGAGTATTTCTATCTAG
- the putA gene encoding bifunctional proline dehydrogenase/L-glutamate gamma-semialdehyde dehydrogenase PutA encodes MFNAMDVLQPEYIDQPLETLWAEISPLYMVDESQWLQQLLPLATPTEQEKAQISTNTTELIRAIRDDKRSVQMIDALLLEYSLDTQEGILLMCLAEALMRIPDTETADAFIRDRLSVADWKSHLNHSESVFVNASTWGLMLTGKVVGLKNPDKTSPNQALNRLVNKLSEPVIRKAMQQAMKIMGHQFVLGRSMKEAQKNGKPLREKGFTYSFDMLGEAALTSADSNVYYQDYLMAIEAVGKNQSDSTVSPAASVSIKLSAIHPRYEVANYDRVVDELYQRMLSLLEYAIQYDVAITIDAEEADRLEISLQLFEKLYRHESVRGWGKFGLVIQAYSKRALPTLVWLTALAKELGDVIPMRLVKGAYWDSEIKWSQQSGYDNYPVFTRKEATDVSYLACARFLLSEHVKGHLYPQFAGHNAQTVSSIAVMAAHQEFEFQRLHGMGEALFNQVLKKYGQDVRIYAPVGSHKDLLPYLVRRLLENGANSSFVHRLIDARCPIEELTQHPVDMLLAQPSLHNERITLPPNIYPQRRNSRGVNVDIESEALPFNQAVNQWLSHQWSGAPVITDGETNESMIIHDHASETVTAPFDRRITVGHMIYADLDHVSKAIAGAQAALPNWQALAYRERANKLDALADCLEENLVELVALCHMEAGKTIHDSIDEVREAVDFCRFYAKQSEVFNPQTLTDFNGQSFTYQRGGLGVIACISPWNFPLAIFLGQIVAAAVSGNTVVAKPAEQTSLIACRAVELIKESGFPAGVVQLVPGIGADIGQKLTSDERIAGVAFTGSTLTAQKINQTLAYRDSDPVPMIAETGGQNTMIVDSTALPEQVVRDVLRSAFASAGQRCSALRVLFVQEDVADRIITLIKGAMQELRLGLPYEHSTDVGPVIDTKARDKLNAHIAHMKATQTLVTELAIPESCQHGDFVPPCAFEIDSINVLQEEHFGPILHIVRYQASDLPQVLKSINDTGFGLTLGVHSRNETTYRWIEAHARVGNCYINRDQVGAVVGVQPFGGQGLSGTGPKAGGPHYLYRFTQAQYD; translated from the coding sequence ATGTTTAACGCTATGGATGTATTACAACCTGAGTATATCGATCAACCGCTCGAGACACTTTGGGCTGAAATCTCACCTTTGTATATGGTTGATGAGTCACAATGGCTACAGCAACTCTTACCGCTTGCTACCCCAACCGAGCAAGAAAAAGCCCAAATTAGTACCAATACAACTGAGTTGATCCGCGCTATCCGTGATGACAAACGATCAGTACAAATGATTGATGCGCTATTGCTTGAGTATAGTTTAGACACTCAAGAAGGGATCTTATTGATGTGTTTAGCGGAAGCATTGATGCGTATTCCGGATACAGAAACGGCCGATGCTTTCATTCGAGATCGTTTGAGTGTCGCGGATTGGAAGTCACATCTTAATCATTCCGAATCGGTATTTGTAAATGCTTCTACTTGGGGATTAATGCTAACTGGAAAAGTTGTCGGATTGAAAAATCCCGATAAAACCAGCCCTAATCAAGCGTTAAATCGTTTAGTTAATAAGTTATCTGAGCCGGTTATTCGTAAAGCGATGCAGCAAGCCATGAAGATTATGGGACACCAGTTTGTTCTGGGACGTTCCATGAAAGAAGCACAAAAGAATGGCAAGCCTCTAAGAGAAAAAGGCTTTACTTATTCGTTTGATATGCTTGGAGAAGCGGCGTTAACATCGGCAGATTCTAATGTGTATTACCAAGATTATCTCATGGCGATTGAAGCGGTTGGCAAGAATCAATCTGATAGTACAGTCAGTCCAGCTGCTTCAGTATCGATTAAGTTATCCGCTATTCATCCTCGTTATGAAGTTGCTAATTATGATCGCGTCGTCGATGAATTATATCAGCGTATGTTGTCTTTACTCGAGTATGCCATTCAATACGATGTCGCGATTACCATTGATGCTGAAGAAGCCGATCGCCTAGAGATATCGTTGCAGCTCTTCGAGAAGTTGTATCGTCATGAAAGTGTCCGCGGCTGGGGTAAGTTTGGCTTAGTTATCCAAGCGTATTCAAAACGTGCGTTGCCGACACTCGTGTGGTTAACCGCATTAGCAAAAGAACTTGGTGATGTTATTCCGATGCGTCTGGTAAAAGGTGCTTACTGGGATAGCGAGATTAAATGGTCGCAGCAAAGTGGTTATGACAATTATCCAGTGTTTACGCGTAAAGAAGCAACCGATGTTTCTTATTTAGCGTGTGCCCGTTTTCTATTAAGCGAACATGTGAAAGGGCATTTATACCCTCAATTTGCAGGGCATAACGCGCAAACGGTCAGTTCTATTGCTGTTATGGCAGCCCACCAAGAATTTGAATTTCAACGCTTGCACGGTATGGGCGAAGCACTTTTTAATCAAGTACTTAAGAAATATGGGCAAGATGTTCGTATTTATGCACCAGTCGGCAGTCATAAAGATCTCTTGCCTTATTTGGTCCGCCGTTTACTTGAAAACGGCGCGAATAGCTCTTTCGTTCATCGCCTCATTGATGCGCGCTGTCCGATTGAAGAGCTCACTCAACACCCTGTTGATATGCTACTTGCACAGCCTTCATTACATAATGAGCGTATAACACTACCTCCTAATATTTACCCCCAGCGGCGTAATTCTCGCGGCGTGAATGTGGATATTGAAAGCGAAGCACTTCCTTTTAATCAAGCGGTTAATCAATGGCTAAGTCATCAGTGGTCGGGAGCTCCTGTGATCACTGATGGAGAAACTAACGAAAGCATGATCATCCATGATCATGCTTCCGAAACTGTAACCGCACCGTTTGATCGTCGCATTACTGTTGGTCATATGATTTACGCTGACCTTGATCATGTTTCCAAAGCGATTGCGGGAGCTCAAGCCGCTTTACCTAATTGGCAAGCACTGGCATACCGAGAGCGTGCTAATAAGTTAGATGCATTAGCTGATTGTTTGGAAGAAAATCTTGTTGAACTGGTGGCTCTTTGCCATATGGAAGCGGGAAAAACGATTCACGATAGTATTGATGAAGTTCGTGAAGCGGTCGATTTTTGTCGCTTTTATGCGAAGCAATCAGAGGTATTTAATCCGCAAACCTTGACAGATTTTAACGGTCAGTCGTTTACTTATCAGAGAGGCGGGCTGGGAGTTATTGCTTGTATTAGCCCTTGGAACTTTCCACTCGCTATATTCTTAGGCCAAATTGTTGCTGCTGCGGTAAGTGGTAATACGGTCGTGGCGAAACCGGCGGAGCAAACGTCTCTTATTGCTTGTCGAGCGGTGGAGCTTATCAAAGAATCTGGATTTCCAGCAGGAGTTGTACAGCTTGTGCCGGGTATTGGTGCTGATATTGGACAGAAACTAACCAGTGATGAGCGCATTGCAGGCGTCGCCTTTACTGGCTCAACACTCACAGCACAGAAGATCAACCAAACGTTAGCTTATCGTGATAGTGATCCCGTTCCGATGATCGCAGAGACGGGTGGGCAAAACACGATGATCGTCGATAGTACCGCGCTTCCAGAGCAGGTGGTTAGAGATGTGTTACGCTCGGCTTTTGCTTCCGCTGGGCAGCGCTGTTCTGCATTACGGGTATTGTTTGTTCAAGAGGATGTTGCTGATCGAATCATTACTTTGATTAAAGGGGCGATGCAGGAATTACGTTTGGGTTTACCATACGAACATTCGACGGATGTTGGTCCTGTGATTGATACAAAAGCACGCGATAAACTGAATGCTCATATCGCTCATATGAAAGCCACACAGACGCTTGTTACTGAGTTAGCCATCCCGGAATCGTGTCAACATGGAGATTTTGTGCCGCCATGCGCATTTGAAATCGACTCAATTAACGTGTTACAAGAAGAACACTTCGGGCCGATATTGCATATTGTGCGTTATCAAGCGAGTGATTTGCCACAAGTTCTAAAAAGTATTAACGATACTGGGTTTGGCTTAACTTTGGGTGTACACAGTCGAAATGAAACGACTTATCGTTGGATTGAAGCGCATGCTCGTGTGGGGAACTGTTATATCAACCGTGATCAAGTTGGCGCGGTGGTAGGCGTGCAGCCATTTGGTGGTCAAGGATTATCAGGAACTGGCCCTAAAGCTGGCGGGCCTCATTATTTATACCGTTTTACTCAAGCACAGTACGATTAG
- the pdxH gene encoding pyridoxamine 5'-phosphate oxidase produces MELSDIRREYTRGGLRRDNLLSDPIEQFNLWLSQAVEAKLIDPTAMTVATVDQYGQPFQRIVLLKNVEKNGFVFYTNLGSRKAQHIEHNHRVSLHFPWHNLERQVHITGVAEKLTATENMKYFTSRPKESQIAAIASHQSSRISARGILEGKFLELKQKFANGEIPVPSFWGGYRIRPTSIEFWQGGENRLHDRFIYLKESDEWSIDRLAP; encoded by the coding sequence ATGGAACTTTCAGATATACGCCGTGAATATACTCGAGGCGGTTTAAGACGAGATAACTTACTTAGTGATCCTATTGAGCAGTTTAATCTTTGGTTATCTCAGGCGGTAGAAGCGAAGTTAATAGACCCGACGGCAATGACTGTAGCCACTGTGGACCAGTATGGTCAGCCTTTTCAACGGATTGTGCTGCTTAAAAATGTTGAAAAAAATGGGTTTGTTTTTTACACCAATTTAGGCAGCCGTAAAGCCCAGCATATTGAGCACAATCACCGAGTCAGTTTGCATTTCCCTTGGCACAATTTAGAGCGACAAGTGCATATTACGGGCGTTGCCGAAAAACTGACTGCGACAGAAAACATGAAGTATTTCACCTCGCGGCCCAAAGAAAGTCAGATCGCGGCGATCGCAAGTCATCAAAGTAGCCGAATTTCTGCACGCGGTATTCTGGAAGGAAAGTTTTTAGAATTAAAACAAAAGTTCGCTAATGGCGAAATTCCGGTTCCAAGCTTTTGGGGTGGCTACCGTATTCGACCAACAAGTATTGAATTTTGGCAAGGCGGAGAAAATAGACTGCATGATCGCTTTATCTATTTAAAAGAGAGCGATGAATGGTCAATAGACCGTTTGGCTCCTTAA
- a CDS encoding AraC family transcriptional regulator — MEGFYTQSWLDEGQGDTAFLKPAELVSLPAEMARHEHEHTQIVIGLNGQMEFEVSGIGNIVHPGQGCVVTCGAGHAFGGISQQSDILVLNMPTPQDNEPLLMTQLNELANHDTYFQLDSQIQKLIQILTHEMQANPESWQLKRACNDTLLAVLQRHVCAFQLQWRESRFDIDVIDRYIEKHIAYPITVAQLAGAVFLGESQFYERFKQATKITPHQYLVKKRLDKAKKMLEEGRFTISQISDATGFSSASVFSHIFSRQVGCSPSQYRKRS; from the coding sequence ATGGAAGGTTTTTACACACAATCTTGGCTTGATGAAGGCCAGGGGGATACAGCGTTTTTAAAGCCGGCGGAATTGGTCAGCTTACCGGCTGAAATGGCTCGCCATGAACATGAACATACACAAATTGTGATTGGTTTAAATGGTCAAATGGAATTTGAAGTGAGCGGCATTGGTAACATTGTGCATCCGGGACAAGGGTGTGTGGTGACCTGCGGAGCGGGTCATGCCTTTGGCGGCATTAGTCAGCAATCGGATATTTTAGTCCTTAATATGCCCACGCCACAAGATAACGAACCTTTATTGATGACTCAACTCAATGAACTTGCCAACCATGATACTTATTTTCAGTTAGATAGCCAAATCCAAAAATTGATTCAGATTTTAACTCATGAAATGCAAGCGAATCCTGAGAGTTGGCAATTGAAGCGAGCATGCAATGATACTTTGCTGGCTGTATTGCAACGTCATGTTTGCGCATTTCAACTGCAATGGCGAGAGTCTCGCTTCGATATTGATGTAATCGATCGTTATATCGAAAAGCATATTGCCTATCCAATCACCGTCGCCCAATTAGCAGGCGCAGTATTTCTGGGTGAAAGTCAGTTTTATGAACGATTTAAACAAGCAACTAAGATAACGCCCCACCAGTATCTTGTGAAAAAACGCCTTGATAAAGCCAAGAAAATGCTAGAAGAAGGGCGGTTTACCATTAGTCAAATTTCTGACGCTACGGGCTTTTCAAGCGCTAGTGTATTTAGCCATATATTCTCTCGCCAAGTTGGGTGCTCTCCTTCTCAGTACCGTAAACGTAGTTAA
- a CDS encoding 1-pyrroline-5-carboxylate dehydrogenase has translation MVVHPSARFADAESAWDNWQQTRFDYKKEALLSWQQQLYPFRIELAQVMQYQLTHSENTVAKIHHLVGPTGETNELYTTGRGVTLLIQKDVSENAQKATVAQCTAALSAGNCVIICSDDIEFLNQLNETYEQSMLPSNLLITLPFESYDSVLESDVRNVGLIGNKEMEVALNRALAERSGAMVSLVCETDLTELPVTRDPNLVLRFITERTRTINITAVGGNANLLELGSSTH, from the coding sequence ATGGTAGTACATCCGAGTGCGCGTTTTGCAGATGCTGAATCTGCTTGGGATAATTGGCAACAAACGCGCTTTGATTATAAAAAAGAAGCCTTACTCTCTTGGCAACAACAGCTTTATCCATTTAGGATCGAGCTTGCTCAAGTTATGCAATATCAATTGACGCACAGCGAAAACACAGTCGCCAAAATTCACCACTTAGTCGGACCAACAGGTGAAACGAACGAATTATATACAACTGGTCGTGGCGTTACCCTATTGATTCAAAAAGATGTGAGTGAAAATGCGCAAAAAGCGACGGTTGCTCAGTGTACTGCAGCGTTAAGTGCCGGGAATTGTGTCATTATATGCAGCGATGACATTGAGTTTCTTAACCAACTAAATGAAACTTATGAGCAATCGATGTTACCGTCCAATTTGCTGATCACTCTACCGTTTGAGAGCTATGATTCGGTACTCGAATCGGATGTCCGTAACGTTGGATTGATTGGGAATAAAGAGATGGAAGTGGCACTAAATCGAGCGCTTGCAGAGCGTTCTGGTGCGATGGTGAGTTTAGTCTGTGAAACCGATCTAACCGAGTTACCAGTGACTCGAGATCCCAATTTAGTTTTGCGCTTCATTACTGAACGTACACGCACCATTAATATTACCGCAGTGGGTGGTAATGCTAATCTTTTAGAGCTTGGCAGTAGCACACACTAA
- a CDS encoding PEGA domain-containing protein, translating to MIKHRIPALLLALSPIWVTTSVQANEVKPVDQVASIDKKLTNKQSDIDALSSEYNQQASQLQQQKNELAKLKREGEELQTKKNRAKSALDKQYQILLEDPDTDLVSFQKAYQKAWDAVKSNQSAQLDKQQAITENEMALSRKKQKLARVKTEFSNLQESRIDARVKRLEAELRESSAIETSYKTNCSTTMTLGECASQGKHLTKQKAVKTFRSQLLNQLTESSLAKQYTKGVELNITVQDSQVIRSGFEGSNDYFTQIRAQIQAKPETVAACKLLNVSTRYCLKGSTNKQKRHDKQWATVTVRSDQYADSVTINGINYGSTPIEIVLPVGRHQVTVAKKGFETYNRVITINGNDTVWVKLHPNKKSES from the coding sequence ATGATCAAACATCGCATCCCAGCGCTATTACTTGCGCTAAGCCCAATTTGGGTAACCACATCGGTACAAGCTAATGAGGTCAAACCCGTTGATCAAGTAGCGTCTATCGATAAAAAATTAACAAACAAACAGAGTGATATTGATGCACTCTCTTCTGAGTATAATCAGCAAGCCAGTCAACTACAGCAACAAAAAAATGAATTGGCCAAGCTAAAGCGCGAAGGAGAAGAGCTACAAACGAAAAAGAATAGAGCCAAGTCAGCGCTTGATAAGCAGTATCAGATATTATTAGAAGATCCAGATACAGATTTGGTTAGCTTTCAAAAAGCTTACCAAAAGGCTTGGGATGCGGTTAAATCCAACCAATCCGCACAACTTGATAAACAGCAAGCTATTACTGAAAATGAAATGGCGTTATCTCGCAAGAAACAAAAGCTTGCGCGGGTTAAAACTGAGTTTTCTAACCTTCAAGAAAGCCGCATTGATGCGCGCGTTAAGCGTTTAGAAGCAGAACTTCGAGAAAGTAGCGCGATTGAAACGAGCTATAAAACCAATTGTTCAACTACGATGACGCTCGGCGAATGCGCAAGCCAAGGTAAACATCTAACGAAACAAAAAGCGGTCAAAACATTTCGGTCTCAATTACTCAATCAACTGACTGAGTCTTCGTTAGCAAAACAATATACGAAGGGAGTTGAGCTCAATATTACGGTTCAAGATTCACAAGTCATTCGTAGTGGGTTTGAAGGTAGCAATGATTACTTCACACAAATTCGCGCTCAAATACAAGCGAAGCCAGAAACCGTAGCGGCATGTAAACTGTTAAACGTATCGACTCGTTATTGTTTGAAGGGCTCCACGAATAAACAAAAGCGTCATGATAAACAATGGGCAACGGTCACTGTACGCTCAGATCAATATGCTGACTCTGTGACAATTAATGGTATTAACTATGGCAGTACGCCGATCGAGATCGTACTCCCGGTAGGCCGCCATCAAGTCACTGTCGCCAAAAAAGGGTTTGAAACCTATAATAGGGTTATCACGATAAATGGTAATGACACAGTTTGGGTTAAATTACACCCGAACAAAAAGAGTGAATCTTAA
- a CDS encoding formylglycine-generating enzyme family protein gives MRYGFPALLLALSPCLVVTTADAADDNLSSVSAINDALLNKKTELQDAQTKTQTQKDAYQVKQEALRQLEKKANELSQQLKAAKVALDKSYDSMLTSPDTDISSVKAEYQQAWAKVKANQTARLNAQQALDEQKTTLEQQQQHVELLTRAVNELNIEKRQARAQRLQRELSQTHEQKISFTNRCSNTMTIAQCAEQTKELGLQKAVNQYQQWLLSNATESKLIKQHADNASLNIHLLKHRMLKSGFNNNNQYQSVILAKLEARPDDVVACQLLSLNKSDCVDPQKAAQKQKNKEVAWVSLTVHSNKYHDHIKVDDVNYGSTPIDIMLPVGKHEITVTKEGYHDFTKTVNIRSNYTFRAVLKEQANILKAGHKFADSLKGGVKAPEMITMIRGEYLIGEHASHKISLDHAFALGATPVTVGQFATFINQTNYQTDAELKHLCIAVHDTEITPISDSYWRNPGFKQTATHPVTCVSQNDAKAYAAWLSKQTGFTYRLPTPNEWEIAARSGSQSDYPWGDDFGADNANTGWSGSQWSNKSTSPVKSFDANNLGFYDVIGNVWEWTNDERGMARGGAWSFSPSAAKADNHLFIAPDTAANYVGFRVVREIHK, from the coding sequence ATGCGATACGGTTTCCCCGCTCTGTTATTAGCACTCTCTCCTTGTTTAGTCGTCACAACGGCTGATGCAGCAGACGACAATTTGTCTTCTGTCAGCGCCATCAATGACGCTCTATTGAATAAAAAGACAGAGTTGCAGGATGCACAAACAAAGACACAGACTCAAAAAGATGCTTACCAAGTGAAGCAGGAAGCACTGCGTCAACTCGAAAAGAAAGCGAACGAGCTGTCTCAGCAGTTAAAAGCGGCGAAAGTTGCTTTGGATAAGTCTTATGATTCGATGTTGACAAGCCCTGATACGGATATCAGCTCAGTAAAAGCGGAATATCAGCAAGCGTGGGCAAAAGTCAAAGCGAACCAGACCGCACGCTTAAACGCTCAACAAGCGCTAGACGAACAGAAAACGACATTAGAGCAACAGCAACAGCACGTCGAGCTACTGACCCGTGCGGTGAATGAACTTAATATCGAAAAACGTCAAGCACGTGCACAGCGATTACAACGTGAACTCTCGCAGACCCATGAACAAAAAATCAGTTTCACGAACCGTTGTAGCAATACGATGACTATCGCCCAATGTGCCGAGCAAACCAAAGAGCTGGGTTTACAAAAAGCGGTCAATCAATATCAACAATGGTTGTTAAGTAATGCCACGGAAAGCAAATTGATCAAACAGCATGCCGATAACGCCTCTTTAAACATCCACTTATTGAAGCATCGCATGCTTAAATCAGGGTTTAACAATAATAACCAGTACCAATCGGTTATTTTGGCCAAGCTCGAAGCTCGTCCAGATGACGTCGTGGCTTGCCAATTGCTAAGCCTGAATAAATCAGATTGCGTTGATCCACAAAAAGCAGCACAAAAACAAAAAAATAAAGAAGTCGCTTGGGTCAGCCTTACTGTTCATTCCAACAAATATCATGATCATATCAAAGTGGATGACGTCAATTATGGCAGTACACCCATCGATATCATGCTTCCCGTTGGCAAACACGAGATTACCGTAACCAAAGAGGGTTATCACGATTTTACTAAAACCGTTAATATTCGTTCTAATTACACCTTTCGTGCGGTTTTGAAAGAACAAGCCAATATACTAAAAGCAGGACACAAATTTGCCGATTCATTGAAAGGTGGCGTAAAAGCACCTGAAATGATTACCATGATCCGTGGAGAATATTTGATTGGAGAACACGCCAGTCACAAGATCAGCCTTGATCATGCTTTCGCGTTAGGCGCGACACCTGTGACAGTCGGACAGTTTGCAACCTTTATTAATCAAACCAACTATCAAACAGATGCCGAACTGAAACATCTGTGTATTGCGGTTCACGACACCGAAATCACCCCTATTTCAGATAGCTATTGGCGTAATCCAGGATTTAAACAAACAGCAACGCATCCTGTTACCTGTGTCAGCCAAAATGATGCTAAAGCTTATGCAGCGTGGCTATCAAAACAAACCGGCTTCACGTATCGCTTACCAACACCTAATGAGTGGGAAATAGCCGCTCGCTCTGGTAGTCAAAGTGATTACCCATGGGGAGACGACTTTGGCGCTGATAATGCCAATACTGGTTGGTCTGGTAGTCAGTGGTCCAACAAAAGTACCTCGCCGGTGAAGTCATTTGATGCGAATAATTTAGGTTTTTATGACGTCATAGGGAATGTTTGGGAATGGACAAATGATGAACGCGGTATGGCCCGTGGCGGAGCATGGAGTTTTTCTCCAAGTGCAGCTAAAGCTGATAATCATCTGTTTATTGCGCCAGATACTGCAGCCAACTATGTCGGCTTTAGAGTAGTTAGAGAGATTCATAAGTAA